Part of the Paenibacillus guangzhouensis genome is shown below.
ACGCGAAGCGTCGGTATCATCGAGAAAATCCAGTTCGTATTCGTAGACCTTATCATCGTCCTGTTCAATAGGCGTCAGGGTGCCACAATAGCTGCATTTCATCTGTTGGCTCTCGGTGTCGAATGTCATCTGCGCCCCGCAGCTCTTGCATGGAAAACGGATCGGTGCTTCAGATACAGCCATGTCCTTCCCCCTATACTTTATTTCCGCAATTGGAACAGAATTTCACGCTGGAAGCGAGCGATTGACCGCATTCGGAGCAGAATTTCTTCTCTGGGCGCGGCGTTCCGCACTCGGGGCAGAACTTGTCGGTTGGCTTCATGCCATGACCGCAAGAGCCACAAGGTTCACTGCTAACGACAGTCGGAGCCGGCTGAGCCGGTTGTGGTTCGTTCGGTGCGCCGGACGGCGTATTCATGGCTTGCTGGAACATTTGCCCCATCGCCATGCCTGCGCCCATGCCTGCACCGGCACCGGCTAAGCCGTTGCCCGGGTTGTTCGCTGCATCTCGGATCGACTCTGCTGCTTGGAATTTCATATATTGATCCAAGTTGCCTGCGACATTCATGGAAGATTTCCGGTCAATCATGCGCTCAACCTCTTCCGGCAAGGAAATATTCTCAATGTAGAAGCCGGTCAAGCTGAGTCCGAACGGATTGATACGCGGCTCCAGCTTCTGCTGCGTTGCCGCGCTAAGCTCGTCGTAATGAAGGGCAAGATCCATGATCGGAATGCGCGATTCGGCGAGCAGATCGCTGACACCCGAGATAATGACGGAACGAAGATAACCGCCAATCTGATCAGGGCTGAAGGAAGACTGCGTGCCGAATATTTCTTTTAAGAAGAGGGCAGGGTCCTGCACGCGGAACGCATAGCTTCCGAATCCACGTAGGCGGACGGCGCCCAGATCCGCATCCCGCACGATAATCGGATTTTGGGTGCCCCATTTCTGATCGGTGAAATTCCGTGTATTCACGAAATAAACGTCGGCTTTGAATGGCGAATTGAAGCCGTATTTCCACGATTTCAGCGCAGTGAGTACGGGCATATTCTGCGTGCTAAGCGTATAGGTACCTGGACCGAACACATCGGCAATCTGTCCTTCATTTAAGAAGATAGCCGCTTGGGATTCGCGAACGATGAGCTTCGCTCCCATTTTGATCGCATTGTCATAGACAGGGAATTGGTGTACGACTTCATCGGTTTGATCGGTCCATTCGATGACCTCAATGAACTGGCCTTTAATAAACGAGAACAATCCCATGCTCCTACCTCCATTGAATGAATCTTGTATTTTGAAAAAATGAATCTATTGGCTCTGACGACGTAGTCGTTTCTTCCTATTATAACGAAATTAAACGCTGACGTACTACAAAATCTATCACTTTCGCTCGAACCTTGTCCGATATGATATAATTTCTTGGACATGGAACAGTTGGAGGCACATAAGGATGATGGAGCAGTTAGTACAACATTTAAAAGTGTTAGGTTTTACGGAGATGGAATCCAAAATGCTTATCGTGCTTGCGGAGCAAGGCTCGATGTCTGGCTACGAGGTAGCTAAGCGTCTTGGGGTATCCCGTTCGAATGTATATGCCGCGTTGCAGAAGCTCGTGGACCATGGGTTCGTGCTGTGCAGTAAAGGGGAGCCCACGCATTATACGGTGCTGCGTGTGGAGGAACTGACTCGTATGATTGGCGATCAATTGCAGAATTCGATCCGCCATGTGGAACAGTTGATGCCGAAGCAGTCGAATGATGTAACGGAGTTTTTTAGTCTAGATAGCGAGAAAAAAGTGATCGAGCGTGTACGGCAAGAGCTCGGACGAGCGCAGCAGGAGATCATTGTCGACGTGTGGGCCGAAGAAGCGACGCTCTTCCGGGAGGATCTGGAGCAGGCGGAGAAGCGCGGCGTCAAAGTCTTCTGGTCGGTTGTAGAGAGTCTAGAGGAGCATCGGCAACGGAGAATGCAGCTGCAGCTTCACTCTTCGTTAGAAGGGGATACAGCCAAGAGGGATCAACCCTATGGGCGTAAATTCTCGATCGTGATCGACCGCAAATGGAGCATGCTCGGTATGCGCGGGGAAGACATCCCGACGAAGGCGCTGGTGACGGAACACCCGGCGCTGCTGGAGCTGCTGCTCAACCATTTCGCACAAGAGTTGGTCCTGTTCGAAGTGGAGCATGAACTAAGTCCTGAGCTGCGTGAGCGGTTTGGAGCGAATTTTGAGGGGATTTATCGGAAGTATTTTCAGAGCGGTCTTGTGAATGTGAAGTAGGATGTTGCGTGATCAAAAGCCAACGATTAGGAAAATAAAGGAATATTGACCTCCTGTATGGAATATGGAACTACATGACGAGTTTTAGTTCAATCAGGAGGTTGCCGGATGAATATCATTACCCCGCAGCGGTTGTATCACGGTACGACGGATCAATATGTGCCGTCCTTTCAGAATAAGCTGCTAAATAGTCAGTATTGGCGTCCAGGACGCGATTTCGGAGAGGGATTCTATACGACGATCTCCGCAGCGCAAGCGAGAAGGTGGGCGCATAAAATGGCGCGGAGCTCCGTGCTCGGTCAAGTGCACGCATGCGTGCTTGAGATTGAGCTGCTCGCGATGCCGGCGGATATCGAACCGCGTATTTTCTTAAGCGATTCCATCGCTTGGGCCGAGTTCATTATGTCGCATCGCAAGGCGGATGTGAAGGGCCAGGACCCTTGTGCGCAGCACCCAGATATCATCATCGGACCGATGGCGGATAGTGACACTGGTAAAATCATGCAAGAAGCGATACAATTAAATAGAGACGTCCATTGGTTCTATGACCAAATTACGAGGTCGATGCGAGGCAGAAGACTAGATTCGCTATATTTGGGCAATCAAGTCGTATTTTCGTCAGAAAAATGGGAGTCATTTCTTCGTCTTGTTGGATATAATATTTATATAGGAGGAAGGTGGGTCTATCATGAAAACGCAAGTGCGACTGAACACTTATGAACGTGGGATTGTAAATGCATTGATGACAGGCTTTGGATTTACGGCAAGCGCAGCGCGTGAGCTGGTGGTTCAGTATATAAGCGTCATTCGCAAACTGGGCGGTTATGATCCCTGCCATGACCATGCCGAACGATTGGTTCAGGCGCGTCAACTCCAAGTCACGCCCGAAGCTTGGTTGGAGCGAATTCAGGCCATTGACCGTGAAGTCGCGAAGGACAAAGGCATTCCGCATCTCGAACGCAGCGAGCCGTACGCTCGCGTCAGATAATAAGAAACCCCGCAAGGGCCTAGGATTCAAGGGCCCTTGCGGGGTTTTGCTGTTAGAGCGCGAGTAGTGCTGTTAGCACGCGCTCGTAGTAGGCGTCGCCATGCGGCACGAAGTCCTGCCGCATCAGGCGCACGCTGCGCTCGGACATCGCAGGCACGTCATGGCCTGTGATGTCCGAGCTGCCCGCAGGGGCGAGCCGGCTCGGCCGCTCGCCCAGCGGAAACGCGAGGCCGCGCGCGTCGACCGACTCGCGCGCGCCCGCGAGCAGTTCAAGCATCTCGCGCAGCGATGCTTGGTAGAGCCCAGCCACTTCCGACGCCTGGAGGCGGTAGGAAGTGAGGGGTTGATCGCAGCGTACGCCGAATAGATGGCAGTACTCGCGATCCACGAAGGGAATACCGCGCACGTCGCCAGTATTCTCGTATTGGGCTGCCCCGAGCGAGGTCAGCGACTCGAACGCGACTGATAGGCCGAGTTCTTCTTCGAGCTCCCGCGCAGCTTGGCGCACGGTCTCCCCGGCAGTCAGATGACCTGCGGCCGTAATATCATAGCAGTTCGGGAACGTATCTTTCAGCGCGTTCCGCTGCTGGAACAAGACCTGACGGTCCGCACCTTCCCCGCTGACGATCCAGCAGTGGAAGGATTGATGCCAGTATCCTTTCGCATGCACTTCGGATCGTGGTGCCACACCGAGATGATTCATGGTCTCATCGTAGATATCGAAGAGCTCTTCGTCTTGTGCCATAGGGCTTGTCATGCGATTCGACGCTCCTTAGACGCCTGTTGAAGGCTCCGTCTTCGTGAGTTGCGATGTGCAGTGACCACAGCGGGTAGCTTGTACCGGAATCGAAGAATAGCAATACGGGCAGTCCTTCGTTGTAGGCTCAGCAGCCACTTCTTCTTTCTTCTGTTCACGCTTCAGCATATTAATCCCCTTCACCAGCATGAAGACGCAGAAGGCGATAATGAGGAACTCAATAATGACGTTGATAAATTGTCCGTATGCAATGACAGGGATGTTCTCTGCTTTGACTTGCGCTAAAGTTCTCCCATTCGTACCATCCGCTAGCGGAATATACAGATCCTTAAAGTCAACAGCCCCAAGCAATCGCCCGATTGGAGGCATGACGACATCATTAACCACCGA
Proteins encoded:
- the mscL gene encoding large conductance mechanosensitive channel protein MscL; the encoded protein is MKIMKEFREFAVRGNVIDLAVGVIIGGAFGKIVTSVVNDVVMPPIGRLLGAVDFKDLYIPLADGTNGRTLAQVKAENIPVIAYGQFINVIIEFLIIAFCVFMLVKGINMLKREQKKEEVAAEPTTKDCPYCYSSIPVQATRCGHCTSQLTKTEPSTGV
- a CDS encoding NUDIX hydrolase translates to MAQDEELFDIYDETMNHLGVAPRSEVHAKGYWHQSFHCWIVSGEGADRQVLFQQRNALKDTFPNCYDITAAGHLTAGETVRQAARELEEELGLSVAFESLTSLGAAQYENTGDVRGIPFVDREYCHLFGVRCDQPLTSYRLQASEVAGLYQASLREMLELLAGARESVDARGLAFPLGERPSRLAPAGSSDITGHDVPAMSERSVRLMRQDFVPHGDAYYERVLTALLAL
- a CDS encoding SPFH domain-containing protein, with protein sequence MGLFSFIKGQFIEVIEWTDQTDEVVHQFPVYDNAIKMGAKLIVRESQAAIFLNEGQIADVFGPGTYTLSTQNMPVLTALKSWKYGFNSPFKADVYFVNTRNFTDQKWGTQNPIIVRDADLGAVRLRGFGSYAFRVQDPALFLKEIFGTQSSFSPDQIGGYLRSVIISGVSDLLAESRIPIMDLALHYDELSAATQQKLEPRINPFGLSLTGFYIENISLPEEVERMIDRKSSMNVAGNLDQYMKFQAAESIRDAANNPGNGLAGAGAGMGAGMAMGQMFQQAMNTPSGAPNEPQPAQPAPTVVSSEPCGSCGHGMKPTDKFCPECGTPRPEKKFCSECGQSLASSVKFCSNCGNKV
- a CDS encoding TrmB family transcriptional regulator, which codes for MMEQLVQHLKVLGFTEMESKMLIVLAEQGSMSGYEVAKRLGVSRSNVYAALQKLVDHGFVLCSKGEPTHYTVLRVEELTRMIGDQLQNSIRHVEQLMPKQSNDVTEFFSLDSEKKVIERVRQELGRAQQEIIVDVWAEEATLFREDLEQAEKRGVKVFWSVVESLEEHRQRRMQLQLHSSLEGDTAKRDQPYGRKFSIVIDRKWSMLGMRGEDIPTKALVTEHPALLELLLNHFAQELVLFEVEHELSPELRERFGANFEGIYRKYFQSGLVNVK
- a CDS encoding DUF3990 domain-containing protein is translated as MNIITPQRLYHGTTDQYVPSFQNKLLNSQYWRPGRDFGEGFYTTISAAQARRWAHKMARSSVLGQVHACVLEIELLAMPADIEPRIFLSDSIAWAEFIMSHRKADVKGQDPCAQHPDIIIGPMADSDTGKIMQEAIQLNRDVHWFYDQITRSMRGRRLDSLYLGNQVVFSSEKWESFLRLVGYNIYIGGRWVYHENASATEHL